In one window of Mesorhizobium sp. B2-1-1 DNA:
- a CDS encoding DUF1127 domain-containing protein yields MNPIRAFRNWRMYNETVRELNRLNARQLSDLGINRADIEKIARQAI; encoded by the coding sequence ATGAACCCGATCCGCGCTTTCCGTAACTGGCGTATGTACAACGAGACCGTGCGCGAACTGAACCGCCTCAACGCGCGCCAGCTCAGCGATCTCGGCATCAACCGCGCCGACATCGAAAAGATCGCCCGCCAGGCGATCTGA